One genomic segment of Luteimonas galliterrae includes these proteins:
- the uppS gene encoding polyprenyl diphosphate synthase produces the protein MPRHLAVIMDGNGRWAERRKRPRVIGHRAGARSVNLCIDFCLDHGIEALTLFAFSSENWGRPEEEVGALMKLFLNALEREVEELGRRGVRIRFIGERERFAPAIQDKMAAAEASTRSNRRLTLSIAASYGGRQDIAAAARALAQDVADGKLRPQDIDEAAMAARVALADLPLPDLFIRTGGDHRISNFLLWQLAYTELWFTETLWPELDAATLRRALDDYAQRERRFGLTGAQVAAPSDPSAE, from the coding sequence CTGCCGCGCCACCTCGCCGTGATCATGGACGGCAACGGCCGCTGGGCCGAGCGTCGCAAGCGGCCGCGCGTAATCGGCCACCGCGCCGGCGCCCGTTCCGTGAACCTGTGCATCGACTTCTGCCTGGACCATGGCATCGAGGCGCTGACGCTGTTCGCGTTCTCCAGCGAGAACTGGGGCCGGCCCGAAGAAGAAGTCGGCGCGCTGATGAAACTCTTCCTCAACGCGCTCGAGCGCGAAGTGGAGGAATTGGGGCGTCGCGGCGTGCGCATCCGCTTCATCGGCGAACGCGAGCGCTTCGCGCCGGCGATCCAGGACAAGATGGCGGCGGCCGAAGCGTCCACCCGCAGCAACCGCCGGTTGACGCTGTCGATCGCGGCCAGCTACGGCGGCCGCCAGGACATCGCCGCCGCAGCGCGTGCCCTGGCCCAGGATGTGGCCGACGGCAAGCTGCGCCCGCAGGATATCGACGAGGCCGCCATGGCCGCCCGGGTGGCGCTGGCCGACCTGCCGCTGCCGGACTTGTTCATCCGTACCGGCGGGGATCACCGCATCAGCAATTTCCTGCTCTGGCAACTGGCCTATACCGAGCTGTGGTTCACCGAGACGTTGTGGCCAGAGCTGGATGCGGCGACACTGCGCCGCGCGCTGGACGATTACGCCCAACGCGAGCGCCGTTTCGGCCTGACCGGGGCGCAAGTGGCAGCCCCTTCCGACCCGAGCGCCGAATGA
- the frr gene encoding ribosome recycling factor produces the protein MINDIKKDTQARMAKSVEALRHDLTKVRTGRASAALVDHLKVNYYGSDTPLSQVASIAVSDARTLTISPYEKQMVGPVEKAILASDLGLTPNTAGTTIRINLPALTEERRRDLSKHVHAEGENAKVAIRNIRRDANQQVKDLLKDKKITEDDERRSEDEIQKLTDKAIKDVDEVVKAKEQELMAV, from the coding sequence ATGATCAACGACATCAAGAAGGACACGCAGGCCCGTATGGCCAAGAGCGTCGAGGCCCTGCGCCACGACCTGACCAAGGTCCGCACCGGCCGCGCCTCGGCCGCGCTGGTCGACCATCTGAAGGTCAACTATTACGGCTCGGACACCCCCTTGTCGCAGGTCGCCAGCATCGCCGTCAGCGATGCGCGCACGCTGACCATCAGCCCGTACGAAAAGCAGATGGTGGGCCCGGTGGAAAAGGCCATCCTCGCTTCCGATCTGGGCCTGACGCCCAATACCGCCGGCACGACGATCCGCATCAACCTGCCGGCGCTCACCGAGGAGCGCCGCAGGGATCTGTCCAAGCACGTCCACGCCGAGGGCGAGAACGCCAAGGTGGCGATCCGCAACATCCGCCGCGACGCCAACCAGCAAGTCAAGGACCTGTTGAAAGACAAGAAGATCACCGAGGACGACGAACGCCGCAGCGAGGACGAGATCCAGAAGCTGACCGACAAGGCGATCAAGGATGTCGACGAGGTGGTCAAGGCCAAGGAACAGGAGCTGATGGCGGTTTGA
- a CDS encoding cation diffusion facilitator family transporter — MHSHGHSHDSSTRAFAAVTLINLAYTALEAGYGFATNSLALLSDALHNLGDVLGLGLAWGAAVIAKRPPTERHTYGYRRATLLSPLANALLLVAFAGALSWEAVRRFSAPPQIPALPVVVVAAIGIAVNLGAAWFVRDGHAQDLNRRGAFLHLIADAAVSLAAVLAGIGMLALGWAWLDPLTALLVGAVVAAGAFGLLRDAFNAAMDAVPRDIDHAEVSAFLASQPGVSAVHHLHIWSLGAGEIAMTAHLVRPDDGDHDGFIDRLNHALDHRFGINHPTLQIEHGKACEHDLHDRAPHAH; from the coding sequence ATGCATTCACACGGCCACTCGCACGACTCCAGCACCCGCGCCTTCGCTGCGGTCACGCTGATCAACCTGGCGTACACGGCGCTGGAAGCCGGTTACGGCTTCGCCACCAATTCGCTGGCGCTGCTGTCCGACGCGTTGCACAACCTGGGCGACGTGCTCGGCCTGGGCCTGGCCTGGGGTGCGGCGGTCATCGCCAAGAGGCCGCCGACCGAACGCCATACCTACGGCTATCGACGCGCCACGTTGTTATCGCCGCTGGCCAATGCGCTGCTGCTGGTCGCCTTCGCCGGCGCGCTGAGCTGGGAGGCGGTGCGGCGCTTCAGCGCGCCGCCGCAGATCCCGGCGCTGCCGGTGGTGGTGGTGGCGGCGATCGGCATCGCAGTCAATCTTGGCGCCGCATGGTTCGTGCGCGACGGACACGCCCAGGACCTGAATCGCCGCGGCGCCTTTCTGCACCTGATCGCCGACGCCGCAGTGTCGCTGGCCGCGGTGCTGGCCGGCATCGGCATGCTCGCCCTGGGCTGGGCCTGGCTGGATCCGCTGACCGCGCTGCTGGTCGGCGCGGTGGTCGCCGCGGGCGCTTTCGGCCTGCTGCGCGACGCTTTCAACGCGGCCATGGACGCGGTGCCGCGCGACATCGACCACGCCGAGGTCAGCGCCTTCCTGGCCTCGCAGCCCGGCGTTAGTGCGGTGCATCATCTGCATATCTGGTCGCTGGGCGCCGGCGAGATCGCCATGACGGCGCATCTGGTGCGCCCGGACGACGGCGACCACGACGGCTTCATCGACCGCCTCAACCATGCCCTGGACCACCGTTTCGGGATCAACCACCCGACCCTCCAGATCGAGCACGGCAAGGCCTGCGAACACGACCTGCACGACCGCGCCCCGCACGCCCATTAA
- the pyrH gene encoding UMP kinase, which translates to MSPLAYRRVLLKLSGEALMGDEDYGIDPKVIGRLAREVIEAREAGAEIALVIGGGNIFRGAGLAAAGMDRVTGDQMGMLATVINALAMQDALEKLGAKVRVMSAIKINDVCEDYIRRRAIRHLEKGRIAIFAAGTGNPFFTTDSGAALRAIEIGADLLLKATKVDGVYDADPKKNPNAKRFDSLTYDQVISRDLNVMDTAAFALCRDSDLPLRIFDMGQPGVLLRVLRGEQIGTLVQGRD; encoded by the coding sequence ATGTCGCCACTCGCCTATCGCCGCGTCTTGTTGAAACTGTCCGGCGAGGCCCTGATGGGCGACGAGGATTACGGCATCGACCCCAAAGTGATCGGGCGCCTGGCGCGCGAAGTGATCGAAGCGCGCGAGGCCGGGGCCGAGATCGCGCTGGTGATCGGCGGCGGCAACATCTTCCGCGGCGCCGGTTTGGCCGCCGCCGGCATGGACCGCGTCACCGGCGACCAGATGGGCATGCTGGCCACCGTGATCAACGCGCTGGCCATGCAGGATGCGCTGGAGAAGCTCGGCGCCAAAGTGCGGGTGATGAGCGCGATCAAGATCAACGACGTCTGCGAGGACTACATCCGCCGCCGCGCGATCCGGCACCTGGAGAAAGGCCGCATCGCGATCTTCGCGGCGGGCACCGGCAACCCGTTCTTCACCACCGACTCGGGTGCCGCGCTGCGCGCGATCGAAATTGGCGCCGACCTGCTGCTGAAAGCAACCAAGGTGGACGGCGTGTACGACGCCGATCCGAAGAAGAACCCGAACGCCAAGCGCTTCGACAGCCTCACCTACGACCAGGTGATCTCGCGCGACCTCAACGTGATGGATACCGCCGCCTTCGCGCTGTGCCGCGACAGCGACCTGCCGCTGCGCATCTTCGACATGGGCCAGCCAGGCGTGCTGCTGCGGGTGCTGCGCGGCGAGCAGATCGGCACGCTGGTGCAAGGCCGCGACTGA
- a CDS encoding AIM24 family protein has protein sequence MAVQSLQEFLAASKEKDVSSEAFELENPHLLEVRVDGLVWAKSGAMVARKGGVKFTRQGVLEQGLGNLLKKAVSGEGMQLMKMEGQGRVYLADEGKKITLLRLAGESIFVNGNDVLAFEAGIENKITMMRKAAGMLSGGLFNVRLSGSGIVAITSHYQPLTLPVNAQSGPVFTDPNATVAWSGGLSPEIVTDISFGTLLGRGSGESIQLKFAGEGWVVVQPYEEVVLQAKE, from the coding sequence ATGGCGGTGCAGTCCCTGCAGGAATTCCTGGCGGCGTCCAAGGAAAAGGACGTGAGCTCGGAGGCGTTCGAGCTCGAGAATCCGCATCTCCTCGAAGTACGCGTCGACGGCTTGGTCTGGGCCAAGAGCGGGGCGATGGTGGCACGCAAGGGCGGCGTGAAGTTCACCCGCCAGGGCGTGCTGGAGCAGGGCCTGGGCAATCTGCTGAAGAAAGCGGTGAGCGGCGAGGGCATGCAGCTGATGAAGATGGAAGGCCAGGGCCGCGTCTATCTGGCCGACGAGGGCAAGAAAATCACGCTGCTGCGCCTGGCCGGCGAGTCGATCTTCGTCAACGGCAACGATGTGCTGGCGTTCGAGGCGGGCATCGAGAACAAAATCACGATGATGCGCAAGGCGGCCGGCATGCTGTCCGGCGGCTTGTTCAACGTGCGCCTCAGCGGCAGCGGCATCGTCGCGATCACCTCGCACTACCAGCCGCTCACCCTGCCGGTGAACGCGCAGAGCGGGCCGGTGTTCACCGATCCGAACGCCACCGTCGCCTGGTCGGGCGGGCTGTCGCCGGAAATCGTGACCGACATTTCGTTCGGCACGCTGCTGGGGCGCGGTTCGGGCGAGAGCATCCAGCTCAAGTTCGCCGGCGAGGGTTGGGTAGTGGTGCAGCCTTATGAGGAAGTCGTGCTGCAGGCGAAGGAATAG
- the tsf gene encoding translation elongation factor Ts has product MAEITASLVKELRERTGAGMMECKKALTENNGDIEAAADWLRKTGLAKADKKADRVAAEGRIAMAQADGKAVLAEINSETDFVAKDANFLAFTDAVAQAALNAKDVEALKTATIVSGETVDAARTALIAKVGENVQVRRMARMESANTIGAYVHGGRIGVLVEVKGGNADLARGLAMHIAAMNPPHISPAHVPAEFVAREKEIALAQVKDSGKPAEILEKMISGKVAKTISEITLTGQPYVLNTDQTVEAALKAAGNAEVLSFVRLAVGEGIEKKEDDFAAEVMKQAGLA; this is encoded by the coding sequence ATGGCAGAAATCACCGCATCCCTGGTCAAGGAACTGCGCGAGCGCACCGGCGCCGGCATGATGGAGTGCAAGAAGGCGCTCACCGAAAACAACGGCGACATCGAAGCCGCCGCCGACTGGCTGCGCAAGACCGGCCTGGCCAAGGCCGACAAGAAGGCCGACCGCGTCGCCGCCGAAGGCCGCATCGCGATGGCCCAGGCCGACGGCAAGGCCGTGCTGGCCGAGATCAATTCCGAAACCGACTTCGTCGCCAAGGACGCCAACTTCCTGGCCTTCACCGACGCCGTGGCCCAGGCCGCGCTGAACGCGAAGGACGTCGAGGCGTTGAAGACCGCGACGATCGTTTCGGGCGAGACCGTGGATGCCGCCCGCACCGCGCTGATCGCCAAGGTCGGCGAGAACGTGCAGGTGCGCCGCATGGCGCGCATGGAAAGCGCGAACACCATCGGCGCCTACGTGCATGGCGGCCGCATCGGCGTGCTGGTCGAGGTCAAGGGCGGCAATGCCGACCTCGCCCGCGGCCTGGCGATGCACATCGCGGCGATGAATCCGCCGCACATCTCGCCGGCGCACGTGCCGGCCGAGTTCGTCGCGCGCGAGAAGGAAATCGCGTTGGCCCAGGTCAAGGATTCGGGCAAGCCTGCCGAGATCCTCGAAAAAATGATCTCGGGCAAAGTCGCCAAGACCATCAGCGAGATCACCCTGACCGGCCAGCCGTATGTGCTGAACACCGATCAGACTGTCGAGGCCGCGCTAAAAGCCGCCGGCAACGCCGAAGTGTTGAGCTTCGTGCGCCTGGCCGTGGGCGAAGGCATCGAGAAGAAGGAAGACGACTTCGCCGCCGAAGTGATGAAGCAGGCGGGTCTGGCGTAA
- the rpsB gene encoding 30S ribosomal protein S2 yields MSQITMRQMLEAGVHFGHQTRYWNPKMGPYIFGARGKIHIINLEKTLPLFVDAMNFISAIAQKRGTVLFVGTKRSARDSIKEEATRCGMPYMTQRWLGGTLTNFRTVKASVSRLKELEAGETDGTFQKLVKHEVLGLRRERDKLEASLGGIKEMNRLPDALFVIDIGHEDIAIKEAKKLGIPVIAVVDTNYDPALVDYAIPGNDDAIRAVQLYARAAADAVLEGKAAAPAAGVREDEFVELDAEGNPVTDKRGPRGRGAPAKKAAPAKKGAAPKADGAADEGVANAEAEVAENEAVEAKAAE; encoded by the coding sequence ATGTCCCAGATCACCATGCGCCAGATGCTGGAAGCCGGCGTGCACTTCGGCCACCAGACCCGCTACTGGAATCCCAAGATGGGCCCGTACATCTTCGGCGCCCGCGGCAAGATCCACATCATCAACCTCGAGAAGACGCTGCCGCTGTTCGTCGATGCGATGAATTTCATCTCGGCGATCGCGCAGAAGCGCGGCACCGTGCTGTTCGTCGGCACCAAGCGCAGCGCGCGCGACTCGATCAAGGAAGAAGCCACCCGTTGCGGCATGCCGTACATGACCCAGCGCTGGCTGGGCGGAACGCTGACCAACTTCCGCACCGTGAAGGCCTCGGTCTCGCGCCTGAAGGAGCTGGAAGCCGGCGAAACCGACGGCACCTTCCAGAAGCTGGTCAAGCACGAAGTGCTGGGCCTGCGCCGCGAGCGCGACAAGCTGGAAGCCTCGCTGGGCGGCATCAAGGAAATGAACCGCCTGCCCGACGCGCTGTTCGTGATCGACATCGGCCATGAAGACATCGCCATCAAGGAAGCCAAGAAGCTCGGCATCCCGGTGATCGCGGTGGTCGACACCAATTACGACCCGGCCCTGGTCGACTACGCCATCCCGGGCAACGACGACGCCATCCGCGCCGTGCAGCTGTACGCCCGCGCCGCCGCCGACGCCGTGCTGGAAGGCAAGGCCGCAGCGCCCGCCGCCGGCGTGCGCGAAGACGAGTTCGTCGAGCTCGACGCCGAAGGCAACCCGGTCACCGACAAGCGCGGTCCGCGCGGTCGCGGCGCGCCGGCCAAGAAGGCCGCGCCGGCCAAGAAGGGCGCGGCTCCGAAGGCTGACGGCGCTGCCGACGAAGGCGTCGCCAATGCCGAAGCCGAAGTGGCCGAGAACGAAGCCGTCGAAGCCAAGGCTGCCGAGTAA
- the map gene encoding type I methionyl aminopeptidase has translation MGMTIKTPEDIEKMRIAGRLAAEVLEILVPHVKPGVTTEQLDRIAHDHIVNVQQAVPANVGYRGFPKTVCTSVNNVICHGIPSESKVLKDGDIVNIDVTVIKDGWHGDTSRMYYVGAPSVMAKRLVETTYEAMWRGIRMVKPGATLGDIGAAIQGLAESERFSVVREYCGHGIGRVYHEDPQVLHYGRPGEGLVLQKGMTFTIEPMINEGARHTKVLPDGWTVVTKDRKLSAQWEHTIAVTDDGYEVLTQLPGADPHP, from the coding sequence ATGGGCATGACCATCAAAACCCCCGAAGACATCGAAAAGATGCGCATCGCCGGCCGTTTGGCCGCCGAAGTGCTGGAAATCCTGGTGCCGCACGTCAAACCCGGCGTGACTACCGAGCAGCTGGACCGCATCGCGCACGACCACATCGTCAACGTGCAGCAGGCCGTGCCGGCCAACGTCGGCTACCGCGGCTTCCCCAAGACCGTGTGCACGTCGGTGAACAACGTGATCTGCCACGGCATCCCCAGCGAATCCAAGGTCCTGAAGGACGGCGACATCGTCAATATCGACGTCACCGTGATCAAGGACGGCTGGCACGGCGACACCAGCCGCATGTATTACGTCGGCGCGCCGTCGGTGATGGCGAAGCGCCTGGTGGAAACCACGTACGAAGCGATGTGGCGCGGGATCCGGATGGTGAAGCCGGGCGCGACGCTGGGCGACATCGGCGCCGCCATCCAGGGCTTGGCCGAATCCGAACGCTTCAGCGTGGTGCGCGAGTATTGCGGCCACGGCATCGGCCGCGTCTATCACGAAGACCCGCAGGTGCTGCATTACGGCCGTCCGGGCGAAGGACTGGTGCTGCAGAAAGGCATGACCTTCACCATCGAACCGATGATCAACGAAGGCGCGCGCCACACCAAAGTGCTGCCGGACGGTTGGACCGTGGTCACCAAGGACCGCAAGCTGTCGGCGCAGTGGGAACACACCATCGCCGTCACCGACGACGGTTACGAAGTTCTGACGCAATTGCCGGGCGCAGACCCGCACCCGTGA
- the glnD gene encoding [protein-PII] uridylyltransferase yields the protein MSDPGAADPIAAPLNDAADDAAWSAEARTALAQSDARLAKRFDQGEDVDRLLALRARSVDHLLKAAWTRCVPAGAPLALFAVGGYGRGELFPHSDIDLLVLAEPDAQEASHDALARLFAMLWDAGLRASHAVRSPVQCTEAAADLTALTAMLEARPLMADERAQAALAVAIATDKVWPARDYFVAKSEEQRARHARFGDTSDNLEPNLKEGPGGLRDLHTLAWMALRAFGVRELQPLIGLGHLGADEAAALERERRVLVKLRYGLHLVAGRGEERLRFDHQKTLAQRLGYADDAQNLGVEQMMQGFYRSAAIVRRINDRLLQRFEEQFDGAATPEPLDGRFELRRGYLAARDNAWPHADIAEVFALFAMWAAQPQARGLHSHTARALAEALPSLPAYASATPELRERFMALLRGPQPVKTLERMARLGVLGRWLPAFAQVSGRMQFDLFHVYTVDQHTLAVLRNLAIFASGTADERFAMAHEVWPRLRKPELLLLAGLFHDIAKGRGGDHSELGAVDAREFCAAHDLSEADGELVAWLVEKHLLMSVTAQKQDIADPEVIHRFAAIVADRVRLDYLYLLTCADIAGTSPKLWNAWKDRLLADLYTATRLALRRGLEHPVAAAERIAENRDAATDLLIAQGVDAAESDALFARMPAESFLRERAEQLAWQAMSLRGTEPGATVVRVRELAGHAGAFEVFVHSPDRDGLFASIVITLDRLLGLAIQQARALDGPGGTIFDSFEVVNADPRYAPGAAQIERSLAAALSGPLESIRPSRRTQPRHLRHFRIAPQVAFDASPDGRRSMLSVVCTDRPGLLADLAHVLRKQRLRVHDARIATFGERAEDVFLIGDANDQALDDTQQQALRDALLARIDGENDA from the coding sequence GTGAGCGATCCGGGTGCCGCCGATCCGATCGCGGCGCCGCTGAACGACGCGGCGGACGATGCGGCCTGGTCGGCCGAAGCGCGCACGGCGCTGGCGCAATCCGATGCGCGCCTGGCCAAGCGCTTCGACCAGGGCGAGGACGTCGACCGTCTCCTCGCGTTGCGCGCGCGGTCGGTCGATCACCTGCTGAAAGCCGCCTGGACGCGTTGCGTTCCCGCCGGTGCGCCGCTGGCGCTGTTCGCCGTCGGCGGCTACGGCCGCGGCGAATTGTTCCCGCATTCGGACATCGATCTGCTGGTGCTGGCCGAGCCGGACGCGCAAGAGGCGAGTCACGACGCCCTGGCGCGGCTGTTCGCGATGTTGTGGGATGCGGGCCTGCGCGCCAGCCACGCGGTGCGTTCGCCGGTGCAATGCACCGAAGCCGCCGCCGACCTGACCGCGCTGACCGCCATGCTCGAAGCGCGCCCATTGATGGCCGACGAGCGCGCGCAGGCGGCCCTGGCCGTCGCCATCGCCACGGACAAGGTCTGGCCGGCGCGCGATTATTTCGTCGCCAAAAGCGAAGAGCAACGCGCGCGCCATGCGCGTTTCGGCGACACCTCGGACAATCTCGAACCCAACCTCAAGGAAGGCCCCGGCGGCCTGCGCGACTTGCACACGCTGGCATGGATGGCCTTGCGCGCGTTCGGCGTGCGCGAGCTGCAGCCGCTGATCGGCCTGGGCCACCTCGGCGCCGACGAAGCCGCCGCGCTCGAGCGCGAGCGGCGTGTACTGGTCAAGCTGCGCTACGGTCTGCATCTGGTCGCCGGCCGCGGCGAAGAGCGGCTGCGCTTCGACCACCAGAAAACCCTGGCGCAGCGGCTGGGCTATGCCGACGACGCGCAGAACCTGGGCGTCGAACAGATGATGCAAGGCTTCTATCGCAGCGCGGCGATCGTGCGGCGGATCAACGATCGCCTGCTGCAGCGCTTCGAGGAGCAGTTCGACGGCGCCGCGACGCCCGAGCCGCTGGACGGGCGCTTCGAATTGCGCCGCGGCTACCTGGCCGCGCGCGACAACGCATGGCCGCATGCCGATATCGCCGAAGTGTTCGCGCTGTTCGCGATGTGGGCGGCGCAGCCGCAAGCGCGCGGCCTGCATTCGCACACGGCGCGGGCGCTGGCCGAGGCGTTGCCGTCGTTGCCGGCCTACGCCTCGGCGACGCCGGAGCTGCGCGAGCGCTTCATGGCGTTGCTGCGCGGCCCGCAGCCGGTGAAAACGCTGGAACGCATGGCCCGCCTGGGCGTGCTCGGCCGCTGGCTGCCCGCCTTCGCGCAGGTATCCGGGCGCATGCAGTTCGACCTGTTCCACGTCTATACCGTCGACCAGCACACGCTCGCGGTGCTGCGCAACCTGGCCATCTTCGCTTCCGGCACGGCGGACGAGCGCTTCGCGATGGCGCACGAGGTCTGGCCGCGCCTGCGCAAGCCGGAGCTGCTGTTGCTGGCGGGCTTGTTCCACGACATCGCCAAAGGCCGCGGAGGCGACCATTCCGAACTCGGTGCGGTCGACGCGCGCGAGTTCTGCGCCGCGCACGACCTGAGCGAAGCCGACGGCGAACTGGTCGCGTGGCTGGTGGAGAAGCACCTGCTGATGTCGGTGACCGCGCAGAAGCAGGACATCGCCGATCCCGAGGTGATCCACCGCTTCGCTGCGATCGTCGCCGACCGCGTGCGGCTGGATTACCTGTATCTGCTGACCTGCGCGGATATCGCCGGCACCTCGCCCAAGCTGTGGAACGCATGGAAGGACCGGCTGCTCGCCGACCTGTACACGGCCACGCGCCTGGCCCTTCGCCGCGGGCTGGAGCATCCGGTCGCGGCCGCAGAACGCATCGCCGAGAACCGCGACGCGGCCACCGACCTGCTGATCGCGCAGGGCGTGGATGCGGCCGAAAGCGATGCGCTGTTCGCGCGCATGCCCGCGGAGAGCTTCCTGCGCGAACGCGCCGAACAACTGGCGTGGCAGGCGATGTCGCTGCGCGGCACCGAGCCGGGCGCCACGGTGGTGCGCGTGCGCGAGCTCGCCGGACATGCCGGTGCGTTCGAGGTGTTCGTGCATTCGCCCGATCGCGACGGCCTGTTCGCATCGATCGTCATCACCCTGGACCGCCTGCTGGGGCTGGCGATCCAGCAGGCGCGCGCGCTCGACGGCCCTGGCGGCACGATCTTCGACAGCTTCGAAGTGGTCAACGCCGACCCGCGCTACGCGCCCGGCGCGGCGCAAATCGAGCGCAGCCTGGCCGCCGCGTTGTCCGGTCCGCTGGAAAGTATCCGGCCATCGCGCCGCACCCAGCCGCGCCACCTGCGCCATTTCCGGATCGCGCCGCAAGTCGCGTTCGATGCCAGCCCAGACGGCCGGCGCAGCATGCTCAGCGTGGTCTGCACCGACCGCCCGGGCCTGCTGGCCGACCTCGCGCACGTGCTGCGCAAGCAACGCCTGCGCGTCCACGACGCGCGCATCGCCACGTTCGGCGAGCGCGCCGAAGACGTCTTCCTGATCGGCGACGCCAACGACCAGGCGCTCGACGACACCCAACAACAGGCCCTGCGCGACGCGCTGCTGGCCCGCATCGATGGAGAAAACGACGCATGA
- the dapD gene encoding 2,3,4,5-tetrahydropyridine-2,6-dicarboxylate N-succinyltransferase encodes MTPRKTAKKKVPAGPGIEEIRFMIDSAWERRTMLTPEEMEGSTRPAVERVIEGLESGEFRVAEPDGKGGWAVNEWLKKAVLLYFRVQDMELMESYPSPYWDKIPMRFADFDEAAFRKLGARVVPGAVVRRGTYIGKDVVLTPSFVNIGAYVGAGTMVDTWATVGSCAQIGKHCHISGGAGIGGVLEPLQASPTIIEDHCFIGARSEVVEGVVVGHHSVIGMGVFIGQSTRIYNRATGEISYGFVPPGSVVVSGSLPAKDGTHSLYCAVIVKQVDAKTRAKTSINDLLRGMAD; translated from the coding sequence ATGACCCCACGCAAGACCGCCAAGAAGAAGGTTCCGGCCGGCCCCGGCATCGAGGAGATCAGGTTCATGATCGACAGCGCCTGGGAACGGCGCACGATGCTCACGCCCGAGGAAATGGAAGGCTCCACGCGGCCGGCGGTGGAACGCGTGATCGAGGGCCTGGAGAGCGGCGAATTCCGCGTCGCCGAACCGGACGGCAAGGGCGGCTGGGCGGTCAACGAATGGCTGAAGAAGGCGGTGCTGCTGTATTTCCGGGTGCAGGACATGGAGCTGATGGAGTCCTACCCGTCGCCGTACTGGGACAAGATCCCGATGCGTTTCGCCGACTTCGACGAGGCCGCGTTCCGCAAGCTGGGCGCGCGCGTGGTGCCCGGCGCGGTGGTGCGGCGCGGCACCTATATCGGCAAGGACGTGGTGCTGACGCCCAGCTTCGTCAACATCGGCGCGTACGTCGGCGCCGGCACGATGGTCGATACCTGGGCGACGGTGGGTTCCTGCGCGCAAATCGGCAAGCACTGCCACATTTCCGGCGGCGCCGGCATCGGCGGCGTGCTGGAGCCGCTGCAGGCCAGTCCGACCATCATCGAGGACCATTGCTTCATCGGCGCGCGTTCGGAAGTGGTCGAGGGCGTGGTGGTCGGCCACCACAGCGTGATCGGCATGGGCGTGTTCATCGGCCAGTCCACCCGCATCTACAACCGCGCCACTGGCGAAATCTCCTACGGCTTCGTGCCGCCGGGCAGCGTGGTGGTGTCGGGCTCGCTGCCGGCCAAGGACGGAACGCATTCGCTGTACTGCGCAGTGATCGTGAAGCAGGTGGACGCGAAGACGCGCGCCAAGACTTCGATCAACGATTTGTTGCGCGGTATGGCCGATTGA
- a CDS encoding Spx/MgsR family RNA polymerase-binding regulatory protein, with product MTTLYGLSNCDTCKKARKWLDRFGVAHAFVDYRDERQSAETLAEWAKQAGGWDALVNKSSTTWRNLPPNRKTPSSDAEWKLLLKEYPQLIRRPVVVTDDGVVTQGFSDNGFKQRFGAGK from the coding sequence ATGACAACTCTGTACGGCCTATCGAACTGCGATACCTGCAAGAAAGCCCGCAAGTGGCTCGACCGCTTCGGCGTCGCGCACGCGTTCGTCGACTATCGCGACGAACGCCAATCCGCAGAAACACTGGCCGAGTGGGCCAAGCAAGCCGGCGGCTGGGACGCGCTCGTCAACAAGTCCTCGACTACTTGGCGCAATCTGCCGCCGAACCGCAAGACGCCCAGTTCCGATGCGGAATGGAAACTGCTGCTGAAAGAATACCCGCAGCTGATCCGCCGGCCGGTCGTCGTCACCGACGACGGCGTGGTGACGCAAGGCTTCAGCGACAACGGTTTCAAGCAGCGCTTCGGAGCCGGCAAGTGA